The Xenopus tropicalis strain Nigerian chromosome 2, UCB_Xtro_10.0, whole genome shotgun sequence genome window below encodes:
- the LOC116408696 gene encoding myb-like protein P — protein MAGGQGSQDPGGTSSVPLRRSSRNRRRPNHFSEFHLSASEEPSYSNEWMDQMAEAEIEEHTLNVCIGSDYQAEIPALRKKSLAVFDQDGADFISDPLEQEGASKEHDNWTLDEKVLLSRGMSRYGKNFFKIHKMIKTKTTAQCVTFYYANKKHTKIGRRKNLIFSSETPKEGTCS, from the exons ATGGCTGGAGGGCAG GGATCACAAGATCCAGGAGGCACTAGTAGTGTCCCACTCAGAAGGTCATCCAGAAATAGGAGAAGACCAAATCATTTCTCTGAGTTCCATCTTTCTGCCAGTGAAG AACCATCATATTCTAATGAATGGATGGATCAAATGGCTGAAGCAGAAATAGAAGAGCATACTTTAAATGT ATGCATTGGCTCAGactatcaggcagagatacctgCTTTGAGAAAGAAATCTTTGGCCGTCTTTGACCAAGATGGAGCAGATTTCATCTCAGACCCCCTTGAGCAAGAAGGGGCTAGTAAAG AACATGATAATTGGACACTGGATGAAAAAGTTCTATTATCGAGAGGAATGTCGAGATATGGAAAGaacttttttaaaatacacaaaatg ATCAAAACAAAAACCACTGCCCAGTGTGTAACATTCTATTATGCTAACAAAAAGCATACCAAAATCGGCCGCAGGAAGAATCTTATATTCTCTTCCGAAACCCCCAAGGAGGGTACGTGTAGctaa